From the genome of Streptacidiphilus sp. PB12-B1b:
GCCGGATGAGCACCGCCCCCTGGTCGCCGACTCCGAAGGTGGTTGCGAAGGCGCCGTCCGGGTCCTGCAGATCGACGCCGATCTGCAGGGCGTTCGCCTCGCCCAGGCCCAGATCCCGGGTGACGTCACCCATGGCGTCGCGCCACGGGCCGCCGGATTCGGCTGCCAGCAGGGTGTACTGATAATCGATCAGATCATGTGTGGCCACGGGACCGGCCGGGCCTCGGAAGACCATGTGCGGTGCGCGCATGCCGGGACGCCCGTCCAGGGAACCCGGCTCCACGGACTCCACCGCCTCAGCCACCGCTGATTCGTCTCCAGCCTCGTCGACGAAGGTGCCGGCCGGGTACCGGAATCCGAAAACGCAGTTCTGATAGGCCACTTCCGCGGCGACGGACTCGTCCCGGAGCCCCGGGGCCAGCCGCCGCACGTACAGGGCATGGGCCTGATCGGAGATGAACCGCGCGAACGCGCGCCGCTCCCTGGAGAAGTCGTCGATGGCCCCGGGACCGGCGACGCCGGTCACGACGTCCGCGAGCCGCCAGGCGAGTTCGGCGCCGTCCTGCAGGGCGGTGTTCCCACCGAAGCCGCCGATCGGCGGGATCAGGTGCGCCGCGTCGCCGATCATGACGACCCGCCCGGCCCGGAAGTCCACTGCCGTGTCGTCGACCATGTCCCAGCAGGTCACCTCGCAGATCGCGGGGTCGAGGCTGTCCAGTCCCACCACGTCGCGGACCAACCCGACCACCTCGTCGTGCGACCAGGTGTCACGGGCCTCGACACCGCTGGGGACCTCCATGGAGACGACGTAGCGGTTCGGCAGGTCGGTCGAGTGGACGGTGCCCACCCCTCGCGTCGGATGCCTCAGGAAGAACAGGATCTCGTCGGTGCCGATGAGCTCCCTGAGGTCGGCCGAGAAGACCACGCGAACGTTTTCGGCGATCTTGCCCCGACCGGTGCCCGGGACGTCCACCGCCGACCGCACCGCGCTCTGGTGTCCGTCCGCGGCCACCAGCCACTCGGCGTGCACCGCACTCGGATAGCCCGACTGGGAGTCACTCAGGTGGACGAGCAACCCGGTACCGTCCTCCTCGAACCCCACAAAGCCGGTGTTGAACCGGACGTCGACTCCTCGGCTCAGCGCATAGGCGCTCATCATGCATTCGAGCCGTTCCTGCGAGAGCAGCCCCCAGGATGCCGCGGAATAGCGGGACCAGTCGGGCATCCGGCGCTTCGGCTCAGCCAGTACGCCGCCCAGCACCGTCTCCGCGACACCGCCGTGGCGCCGGGCACCGGGGACAGTGGCCCTTCGCACGCCCTCGTCCAGGCCGAGGATCCGCAGGACCTCCATCGTCCGGACGTTCTGGACCCTGGCCTTGGGCTGCACCGATGTCGAGGGGTGGCGGTCCAGCACCAGCGGCCGGAGTCCGCGGTGGGCGAGGAAGGCCGCTGCGGACAGGCCGGCCAGACCTGCGCCGACGATCACGACGTCATGGCGTTCAACGGGCATGCTCCACCCCTTCTCCACCGCTGCAGGCGCGCGACAGCGCTTGCAGCGTCTGCTCGTTGACAGTCAGGCGCACCAGACGGGCGTCCTCGAAACGCGCATGGGCGCAGTCCCGGACAACATCGACGGCGGCGTCGAAACCGTACGCGGCCGGGACGATGAAACTCACGAAGTTGGCCGTCTGCGGCAACAACTGCACCTGGGGCAGGAGCCCGGCCACCAGGGCCGCGGCACGGGTGCGGTAGCAGCGGACGGCATCGAGCAGCGCTGTACGGGCCCAGGTCCAGTTCTCAGCGAACAGGGTCTGAACCACAGCCAGTTGGAAGTAGTCCAGCGCATAGGTGTCCATCAGCGTCCTGAGCTGCCGGATCCGGGCAGGCTCGGCGACCAGCGCACCCAGCCGTGCACCGGCCAGGCCGAAGGCCTTGGACAGGCTCAGGCAACCGACCAGGCCCGTTTCGAGCAACCCGGCCAGCTGCGGCAGCAGCGGCACGGGGGCGAAGGGGTCGTAGGTCAGGTCGACGACGCAGCCTCCGTCCCGCGCACAGATACGTGCCAGGGCATCCAGGGGGACGACATGGCCTGTCGGGTTGTTCGGCGAACAGACCAGGCGGGTCCACGGGCGGTCGTCGGCCTGCGACGCGCTTTCGGCGCCGTCCTCGACGGCGTAGGTACGGTGCGGCAGGCCGAGGCTGTCGGCGAGCAGCGGGTAGATGAAGTAGCCGGGCTCTGGCAGCAGGATGCCGTGCCCGGCCAGCGCCTCGCTCTGGAAGACGATTCTGAGCGCCTCCTTGCAGCCCCGTGTCAGCAGCACGCACTCGGGCGAGAGCGAGAACGCCTCGGCGACCACGGCGGTGG
Proteins encoded in this window:
- a CDS encoding aminotransferase class I/II-fold pyridoxal phosphate-dependent enzyme, with amino-acid sequence MKQDDRREVAGIPFTRPPAGKDLTEAPFDFPEGFKQEVLHRVARSDWHRYPPREQTATTAVVAEAFSLSPECVLLTRGCKEALRIVFQSEALAGHGILLPEPGYFIYPLLADSLGLPHRTYAVEDGAESASQADDRPWTRLVCSPNNPTGHVVPLDALARICARDGGCVVDLTYDPFAPVPLLPQLAGLLETGLVGCLSLSKAFGLAGARLGALVAEPARIRQLRTLMDTYALDYFQLAVVQTLFAENWTWARTALLDAVRCYRTRAAALVAGLLPQVQLLPQTANFVSFIVPAAYGFDAAVDVVRDCAHARFEDARLVRLTVNEQTLQALSRACSGGEGVEHAR
- a CDS encoding FAD-dependent oxidoreductase, with protein sequence MPVERHDVVIVGAGLAGLSAAAFLAHRGLRPLVLDRHPSTSVQPKARVQNVRTMEVLRILGLDEGVRRATVPGARRHGGVAETVLGGVLAEPKRRMPDWSRYSAASWGLLSQERLECMMSAYALSRGVDVRFNTGFVGFEEDGTGLLVHLSDSQSGYPSAVHAEWLVAADGHQSAVRSAVDVPGTGRGKIAENVRVVFSADLRELIGTDEILFFLRHPTRGVGTVHSTDLPNRYVVSMEVPSGVEARDTWSHDEVVGLVRDVVGLDSLDPAICEVTCWDMVDDTAVDFRAGRVVMIGDAAHLIPPIGGFGGNTALQDGAELAWRLADVVTGVAGPGAIDDFSRERRAFARFISDQAHALYVRRLAPGLRDESVAAEVAYQNCVFGFRYPAGTFVDEAGDESAVAEAVESVEPGSLDGRPGMRAPHMVFRGPAGPVATHDLIDYQYTLLAAESGGPWRDAMGDVTRDLGLGEANALQIGVDLQDPDGAFATTFGVGDQGAVLIRPDGYIAYRAVGTDADPHARLNDVFMQLLHRAELHVKESEPMAASAGGRA